Below is a genomic region from Streptomyces sp. RPA4-2.
GATGCTGCCTGACACTTGCACGATCCTCTCGTGTACGGGAGCGAGGAACGCGGCGTGTGCTGCAATGAGGGCATGTATCTCGAAGAGCTCCGCACCCTGCTGGACCGGCATGTGCGGCCCGACTGGACCACGGCCATCGACGGTGTCCTCATCTCGAAGGTGGAGCGGTCCGACCCGCCGGCACCCTCGATGTCCGGCACGGTGCTGGCGGTCATCGCCCAGGGCGCCAAACGTCTCGCACTGGGCGACCGGATGTTCGAGTACCGAGCTGGGCAGTACCTCGTCGCGTCGGTGGACCTGCCCGTGACCGGCCAGTTCGTCGGAGCCTCCCCGGAGCGTCCGGCACTGGGATTCGGTCTGACGCTGGAACCGTCGGCCGTCGCCGAACTGCTGCTGCAGGCAGGATCCGCGGACTCTCCCCGCACCGGCGGGGGTGCGTTGCCGGGCATCGCCGTCAGCGACGCTTCGGACCGGCTGCTCGACGCGGTGGTCCGGCTGCTGCGTCTGCTCGACGAGCCGCGTGACCGGACGGTGCTCGCTCCGATGGTCAAGCGCGAGATCCTGTGGCGGCTGATCACCGGCGAGCAGGGCGGCATCGTGCGCCAGCTCGGCCTCGCCGACAGCAGCCTCAGCCACGTCGCACGGGCCGTGCGCTGGATCCGCGAACACTATGCGCAGCCGTTCCGGGTCGAGGACGTGGCGCAGCTGTCGGGCATGAGCGTCTCCGCCTTCTACCGCAACTTCCAGGCGGTGACCGCGATGAGCCCCATCCGCTTCCAGAAGCAGATCCGGCTTCAGGAGGCCCGGCTGCTGCTCGCCGTCCATCCCCATGACGTCACGGGGGTCGGCCATCGCGTCGGGTACGACAGCCCGTCACAGTTCAGCCGGGAATACCGCCGCCAGTTCGGGGCGCCTCCCAGCCAGGACGCCGCCCGCCTGCGTCTCACCGCGGGGACCACCGCGGCTGTTCTCCCCTGACCGCCACCGAGGCCCCGTCACGACGCGTCCCGTCCCGTGCCGGCCCGTCCCGGCTTCCCGCGGCGATCGCCGCCCGAATGACTACGCTGTCCGCGTGACGACCGGAGAGGTGCCCCGTTGAGCCAGTACTACGCCATGGGCGGCCGGACGCTGTGGAACCCGTCGAACGGCGCCTCACGGCTGTTCCTGCGCCAAGTCACCCTCTTCGAAGCCGAATTGGGACTGCCGTCGGGTATCGGGCCCATGGAGGCCGACGAGTGCCAGATCGCCCCCGGCGAATTCGAGGCGTTCGTCGACGCGCTGCTGGCGCGGCATCGCCGAACCACTCATGCCGTCATGATCGCCCTGTCCGAAGGGTTCGTCTCCACGGTGCTGGTTCTCGCACGGAGGGCCGACATCGAGGTCGCCTGGAACACGGGCGAGAGCGCCGCAAGCGAGGAACTCACGGACATCCAGGTCCCGGCGACTCCGGCTCCCGACCAGGAGACATGGGCGGCCTCCCTGCACCAGAGGTCGCTCGAGCTCGGCCGCTTCATGGCCCGCTGAGCCACACTCTCCCGCCGACAGGGGCCAGGAAGCACGCCGCCGCACGGGGCCAACACCGCGCACCGCGCGTCCGGTTACGCAAGCGCCGCACCTCACCACGTCCCGACCAGCCCCCCATCACTCCCCCTTCGCTCTCCCGTGACGCCCCAGATGAAGACGGCGGTCACTCCGCCTTGCCGGCCGCGGCGTCGAGAAGAGGGCCGAGTTCCTGGCACACGGTCGTCAGAGCGCGGAGGTCACGTTCGGCTCTGGCCATGAGGATCGCCCCCTCCAGGGCGCTGATCATGAGCGTGGCGAGGGCGTCGGCGCGCCCCTCGGGCACGCCCATGTCCGCCAGGGCCCGGGACACCGCGCCGGTCCAGGTGGTGAAGGCGGCGGACGCGGCCTCCCGTGTGGAGACGGTGGACTCCGCGCAGTCCACCGTGGCGGCGGCCACCGGGCAACCTCCCGCGAAGCCGGCCGTCCGGTACTCCTCGGTCCACTGGCGGACCATCTCGGCGAAGAGAGCGCTGGGCGTGGGCTCGGGCAGCGCGGCGAGGAAGCGGGCGACACGATTGCCCGCGTACCGACCCGCCCAACCGACGGCCTCGTTGACGAGCTGTTCCTTGCCACCGGGGAAGTAGTGCTGGAGCGAACCGCGCGGCGCTCCGGCGTGCGCGGCGACCTCCCGCATGCCCGCGGCGGCAACCCCGTCACGCCGGATGAGCTGGGCCGCGCTGAAGACCATCCGCTCCCGTGGCCCCCGTTCGGACACCGCCATCCCTGACCTCCACCACCGTTCCGTGAACTGTCCGGAGTCCAGCCTATGACCGCCGTCATAGAACCGACTACTATGACCGCTGTCATAATCGCGAAGGGCGACGGCGCGCCGACACGTCTGCCGGTCGACGCCGGCGACGGCTCGGCGTCCTCGGCTTCCTCGGCGTGGAGCGGAAGCGGTGGCGCATGGTGTACGTGGGGTTCGTCGGCCTCGGGGTCATGGGACAGCCCATGGCGCTCAACCTCGCCCGCGCGGGCACCCCCCTCGTCG
It encodes:
- a CDS encoding AraC family transcriptional regulator, translated to MYLEELRTLLDRHVRPDWTTAIDGVLISKVERSDPPAPSMSGTVLAVIAQGAKRLALGDRMFEYRAGQYLVASVDLPVTGQFVGASPERPALGFGLTLEPSAVAELLLQAGSADSPRTGGGALPGIAVSDASDRLLDAVVRLLRLLDEPRDRTVLAPMVKREILWRLITGEQGGIVRQLGLADSSLSHVARAVRWIREHYAQPFRVEDVAQLSGMSVSAFYRNFQAVTAMSPIRFQKQIRLQEARLLLAVHPHDVTGVGHRVGYDSPSQFSREYRRQFGAPPSQDAARLRLTAGTTAAVLP
- a CDS encoding TetR/AcrR family transcriptional regulator, yielding MAVSERGPRERMVFSAAQLIRRDGVAAAGMREVAAHAGAPRGSLQHYFPGGKEQLVNEAVGWAGRYAGNRVARFLAALPEPTPSALFAEMVRQWTEEYRTAGFAGGCPVAAATVDCAESTVSTREAASAAFTTWTGAVSRALADMGVPEGRADALATLMISALEGAILMARAERDLRALTTVCQELGPLLDAAAGKAE
- a CDS encoding DUF6086 family protein; translation: MSQYYAMGGRTLWNPSNGASRLFLRQVTLFEAELGLPSGIGPMEADECQIAPGEFEAFVDALLARHRRTTHAVMIALSEGFVSTVLVLARRADIEVAWNTGESAASEELTDIQVPATPAPDQETWAASLHQRSLELGRFMAR